One segment of Gasterosteus aculeatus chromosome 3, fGasAcu3.hap1.1, whole genome shotgun sequence DNA contains the following:
- the LOC120815772 gene encoding serine/threonine-protein kinase tousled-like 1-B isoform X3 → MSVQSNSGSGGGSLEATPSWSQLSSSPTISQQHITATAKSKEGPMEELHSLDPRRQELLEARFTGAVSGNTGGSTGSTSGGAKGLANESSNHSYGSLGSSSDKESENSDLKRGSSPAYSTPEKKHSESSRGRKRKADTYSESSQGKTSTRGPKISDYFDFQSGNGSSPVRGLPSARRSPQNSHSAPGSIIRQNSSSPTSLCFGDHNPKASSSKCVQTDLTGLKLAALESNKSLDLEKKEGRIDDLLRANCDLRRQIDEQQKLLEKYKERLNKCITMSKKLLIEKSTQEKQSCREKSMQDRLRLGHFTTVRHGASFTEQWTDGYAFQNLIKQQEGINQQREDIERQRKLLAKRKPPNPASPSLSVASTSEAKQRKAKVVNGNDSDPFLKPSLPQLLTLAEYHEQEEIFKLRLGHLKKEEAEIQAELERLERVRNLHIRELKRINNEDSSAFKDHPTLNERYLLLHLLGRGGFSEVYKAFDLFEQRYAAVKIHQLNKNWREEKKENYHKHACREYRIHKQLDHPRIVKLYDYFSLDTDTFCTVLEFCEGNDLDFYLKQNKLMSEKEARSIVMQIVSALRYLNEIKPPIIHYDLKPGNILLVDGTACGEIKITDFGLSKIMDDDNYGVDGMDLTSQGAGTYWYLPPECFVVGKEPPKISNKVDVWSVGVIFFQCLYGRKPFGHNQSQQDILQENTILKATEVQFPAKPQASTEAKAFIRRCLAYRKEDRFDVHQLCSDSYLLPHMRRSNSSGALQSSASSLSTY, encoded by the exons ATGAGTGTCCAAAGTAACAGTGGAAGTGGTGGTGGAAGTTTGGAGGCGACGCCATCTTGGTCGCAGCTCTCCTCGTCCCCAACGATTTCTCAACAACATATAACGGCGACCGCAAAGAGCAAGGAAG GCCCCATGGAGGAGCTGCACAGCCTGGATCCCCGGAGACAGGAGTTGCTGGAGGCCAGGTTCACAGGAGCTGTCAGTGGTAACACAGGAGGCAGCACTGGGAGCACCAGTGGAGGTGCTAAG GGTCTGGCCAACGAGTCCTCTAACCACAGCTACGGCAGTCTGGGCTCCTCTAGCGACAAGGAATcagag AACTCTGATTTGAAAAGAGGGAGCTCCCCTGCCTACTCA ACGCCGGAGAAAAAACACTCTGAATCATCcagggggaggaaaagaaaagcagacacCTATTCAGAAAGCAGTCAAG GGAAGACGTCCACGCGAGGGCCCAAGATCAGTGACTACTTTGAT TTCCAGAGTGGGAATGGTTCCAGTCCAGTCAGGGGTCTCCCCTCAGCCCGCCGCTCTCCACAGAACTCTCACTCTGCCCCAGGCTCAATc ATCCGACAGAATAGCTCCTCTCCTACGAGTCTGTGTTTTGGTGACCACAATCCTAAAGCTTCCTCCAGCAAGTGTGTCCAG ACGGATCTAACGGGGCTGAAACTTGCTGCTCTGGAGAGCAACAAGAGTCTggacctggaaaaaaaagaggggcgTATAGATGACCTGCTGAGA GCCAACTGTGACCTGCGGAGGCAGATAGATGAACAGCAGAAACTCCTGGAGAAATACAAGGAGAGGCTCAATAAGTGCATCACCATGAGCAAGAAACTGCTAATAGAGAAG AGCACCCAGGAGAAGCAGTCGTGTCGCGAGAAGAGCATGCAGGACCGCCTCCGTCTCGGTCACTTCACCACCGTCCGACACGGAGCGTCTTTCACGGAGCAGTGGACGGACGGCTACGCATTCCAGAACCTGATCAA GCAACAGGAGGGCATcaaccagcagagggaggacaTAGAGCGACAGAGGAAGCTGCTGGCCAAGAGGAAGCCTCCCAACCctgcatctccctccctctcggttGCCTCCACTTCTGAAGCCAAGCAGCGGAAGGCTAAGGTGGTCAACGGCAACGACTCGGACCCGTTTCTCAAGCCCTCGCTGCCTCAACT ACTGACGCTCGCGGAGTACCACGAGCAGGAAGAAATCTTTAAGCTTCGCCTCGGACATCTGAAGAAG GAGGAAGCAGAGATCCAGGCAGAGCTGGAGCGGTTGGAGCGGGTGAGGAACCTCCACATCCGGGAGCTGAAGAGGATAAACAACGAGGACAGCTCTGC TTTTAAAGACCATCCCACCTTGAATGAGAGGTACCTCCTGCTGCACTTGCTGGGCAGGGGTGGCTTCAGTGAAGTCTATAAG GCTTTTGACCTGTTTGAGCAGCGCTACGCAGCTGTCAAAATCCACCAGCTCAACAAGAactggagagaagagaaaaaagagaactACCACAA GCATGCATGCAGGGAGTACCGGATACACAAACAGCTGGACCATCCCAGAATAGTCAAACTCTATGACTATTTCTCCCTGGACACTGACAC GTTCTGTACAGTTCTGGAGTTCTGTGAAGGCAACGACCTGGACTTCTACCTGAAGCAAAACAAGCTGATGTCAGAGAAGGAGGCGCGCTCCATCGTCATGCAGATCGTCAGCGCCCTGCGCTACCTCAACGAAATCAAACCCCCCATCATCCACTACGACCTCAAGCCCG GTAACATCTTACTGGTGGACGGCACTGCGTGTGGAGAAATTAAAATCACAGACTTTGGCCTGTCTAAGATTATGGATGATGATAACTACGGTGTGGACGGGATGGACCTCACCTCACAGGGGGCGGGCACCTACTG gtacCTTCCTCCCGAGTGTTTCGTGGTGGGGAAGGAGCCGCCTAAAATCTCCAACAAGGTGGACGTGTGGTCTGTGGGAGTGATCTTCTTCCAGTGCCTCTACGGCCGCAAG CCGTTTGGTCACAACCAGTCACAGCAGGATATTCTCCAGGAAAACACCATCCTCAAAGCCACGGAGGTCCAGTTCCCTGCCAAACCACAGGCTAGCACAGAGGCCAAG GCATTTATCCGACGTTGTCTGGCTTACCGCAAGGAGGACCGGTTTGATGTTCACCAACTGTGCTCGGACTCCTACCTCCTCCCTCACATGAGGCGTTCAAACTCCTCCGGCGCCCTGCAGTCCTCCGCCTCATCTCTTTCTACCTACTGA
- the LOC120815772 gene encoding serine/threonine-protein kinase tousled-like 1-B isoform X7, protein MSVQSNSGSGGGSLEATPSWSQLSSSPTISQQHITATAKSKEGPMEELHSLDPRRQELLEARFTGAVSGNTGGSTGSTSGGAKGLANESSNHSYGSLGSSSDKESETPEKKHSESSRGRKRKADTYSESSQGKTSTRGPKISDYFDFQSGNGSSPVRGLPSARRSPQNSHSAPGSIIRQNSSSPTSLCFGDHNPKASSSKCVQTDLTGLKLAALESNKSLDLEKKEGRIDDLLRANCDLRRQIDEQQKLLEKYKERLNKCITMSKKLLIEKSTQEKQSCREKSMQDRLRLGHFTTVRHGASFTEQWTDGYAFQNLIKQQEGINQQREDIERQRKLLAKRKPPNPASPSLSVASTSEAKQRKAKVVNGNDSDPFLKPSLPQLLTLAEYHEQEEIFKLRLGHLKKEEAEIQAELERLERVRNLHIRELKRINNEDSSAFKDHPTLNERYLLLHLLGRGGFSEVYKAFDLFEQRYAAVKIHQLNKNWREEKKENYHKHACREYRIHKQLDHPRIVKLYDYFSLDTDTFCTVLEFCEGNDLDFYLKQNKLMSEKEARSIVMQIVSALRYLNEIKPPIIHYDLKPGNILLVDGTACGEIKITDFGLSKIMDDDNYGVDGMDLTSQGAGTYWYLPPECFVVGKEPPKISNKVDVWSVGVIFFQCLYGRKPFGHNQSQQDILQENTILKATEVQFPAKPQASTEAKAFIRRCLAYRKEDRFDVHQLCSDSYLLPHMRRSNSSGALQSSASSLSTY, encoded by the exons ATGAGTGTCCAAAGTAACAGTGGAAGTGGTGGTGGAAGTTTGGAGGCGACGCCATCTTGGTCGCAGCTCTCCTCGTCCCCAACGATTTCTCAACAACATATAACGGCGACCGCAAAGAGCAAGGAAG GCCCCATGGAGGAGCTGCACAGCCTGGATCCCCGGAGACAGGAGTTGCTGGAGGCCAGGTTCACAGGAGCTGTCAGTGGTAACACAGGAGGCAGCACTGGGAGCACCAGTGGAGGTGCTAAG GGTCTGGCCAACGAGTCCTCTAACCACAGCTACGGCAGTCTGGGCTCCTCTAGCGACAAGGAATcagag ACGCCGGAGAAAAAACACTCTGAATCATCcagggggaggaaaagaaaagcagacacCTATTCAGAAAGCAGTCAAG GGAAGACGTCCACGCGAGGGCCCAAGATCAGTGACTACTTTGAT TTCCAGAGTGGGAATGGTTCCAGTCCAGTCAGGGGTCTCCCCTCAGCCCGCCGCTCTCCACAGAACTCTCACTCTGCCCCAGGCTCAATc ATCCGACAGAATAGCTCCTCTCCTACGAGTCTGTGTTTTGGTGACCACAATCCTAAAGCTTCCTCCAGCAAGTGTGTCCAG ACGGATCTAACGGGGCTGAAACTTGCTGCTCTGGAGAGCAACAAGAGTCTggacctggaaaaaaaagaggggcgTATAGATGACCTGCTGAGA GCCAACTGTGACCTGCGGAGGCAGATAGATGAACAGCAGAAACTCCTGGAGAAATACAAGGAGAGGCTCAATAAGTGCATCACCATGAGCAAGAAACTGCTAATAGAGAAG AGCACCCAGGAGAAGCAGTCGTGTCGCGAGAAGAGCATGCAGGACCGCCTCCGTCTCGGTCACTTCACCACCGTCCGACACGGAGCGTCTTTCACGGAGCAGTGGACGGACGGCTACGCATTCCAGAACCTGATCAA GCAACAGGAGGGCATcaaccagcagagggaggacaTAGAGCGACAGAGGAAGCTGCTGGCCAAGAGGAAGCCTCCCAACCctgcatctccctccctctcggttGCCTCCACTTCTGAAGCCAAGCAGCGGAAGGCTAAGGTGGTCAACGGCAACGACTCGGACCCGTTTCTCAAGCCCTCGCTGCCTCAACT ACTGACGCTCGCGGAGTACCACGAGCAGGAAGAAATCTTTAAGCTTCGCCTCGGACATCTGAAGAAG GAGGAAGCAGAGATCCAGGCAGAGCTGGAGCGGTTGGAGCGGGTGAGGAACCTCCACATCCGGGAGCTGAAGAGGATAAACAACGAGGACAGCTCTGC TTTTAAAGACCATCCCACCTTGAATGAGAGGTACCTCCTGCTGCACTTGCTGGGCAGGGGTGGCTTCAGTGAAGTCTATAAG GCTTTTGACCTGTTTGAGCAGCGCTACGCAGCTGTCAAAATCCACCAGCTCAACAAGAactggagagaagagaaaaaagagaactACCACAA GCATGCATGCAGGGAGTACCGGATACACAAACAGCTGGACCATCCCAGAATAGTCAAACTCTATGACTATTTCTCCCTGGACACTGACAC GTTCTGTACAGTTCTGGAGTTCTGTGAAGGCAACGACCTGGACTTCTACCTGAAGCAAAACAAGCTGATGTCAGAGAAGGAGGCGCGCTCCATCGTCATGCAGATCGTCAGCGCCCTGCGCTACCTCAACGAAATCAAACCCCCCATCATCCACTACGACCTCAAGCCCG GTAACATCTTACTGGTGGACGGCACTGCGTGTGGAGAAATTAAAATCACAGACTTTGGCCTGTCTAAGATTATGGATGATGATAACTACGGTGTGGACGGGATGGACCTCACCTCACAGGGGGCGGGCACCTACTG gtacCTTCCTCCCGAGTGTTTCGTGGTGGGGAAGGAGCCGCCTAAAATCTCCAACAAGGTGGACGTGTGGTCTGTGGGAGTGATCTTCTTCCAGTGCCTCTACGGCCGCAAG CCGTTTGGTCACAACCAGTCACAGCAGGATATTCTCCAGGAAAACACCATCCTCAAAGCCACGGAGGTCCAGTTCCCTGCCAAACCACAGGCTAGCACAGAGGCCAAG GCATTTATCCGACGTTGTCTGGCTTACCGCAAGGAGGACCGGTTTGATGTTCACCAACTGTGCTCGGACTCCTACCTCCTCCCTCACATGAGGCGTTCAAACTCCTCCGGCGCCCTGCAGTCCTCCGCCTCATCTCTTTCTACCTACTGA
- the LOC120815772 gene encoding serine/threonine-protein kinase tousled-like 1-B isoform X9 — protein sequence MSARKRPARKQTFAGVSREQMTCPMEELHSLDPRRQELLEARFTGAVSGNTGGSTGSTSGGAKGLANESSNHSYGSLGSSSDKESENSDLKRGSSPAYSTPEKKHSESSRGRKRKADTYSESSQGKTSTRGPKISDYFDFQSGNGSSPVRGLPSARRSPQNSHSAPGSIIRQNSSSPTSLCFGDHNPKASSSKCVQTDLTGLKLAALESNKSLDLEKKEGRIDDLLRANCDLRRQIDEQQKLLEKYKERLNKCITMSKKLLIEKSTQEKQSCREKSMQDRLRLGHFTTVRHGASFTEQWTDGYAFQNLIKQQEGINQQREDIERQRKLLAKRKPPNPASPSLSVASTSEAKQRKAKVVNGNDSDPFLKPSLPQLLTLAEYHEQEEIFKLRLGHLKKEEAEIQAELERLERVRNLHIRELKRINNEDSSAFKDHPTLNERYLLLHLLGRGGFSEVYKAFDLFEQRYAAVKIHQLNKNWREEKKENYHKHACREYRIHKQLDHPRIVKLYDYFSLDTDTFCTVLEFCEGNDLDFYLKQNKLMSEKEARSIVMQIVSALRYLNEIKPPIIHYDLKPGNILLVDGTACGEIKITDFGLSKIMDDDNYGVDGMDLTSQGAGTYWYLPPECFVVGKEPPKISNKVDVWSVGVIFFQCLYGRKPFGHNQSQQDILQENTILKATEVQFPAKPQASTEAKAFIRRCLAYRKEDRFDVHQLCSDSYLLPHMRRSNSSGALQSSASSLSTY from the exons ATGTCAGCCAGGAAACGTCCAGCAAGGAAACAAACATTTGCAGGAGTCAGCAGGGAGCagatgacct GCCCCATGGAGGAGCTGCACAGCCTGGATCCCCGGAGACAGGAGTTGCTGGAGGCCAGGTTCACAGGAGCTGTCAGTGGTAACACAGGAGGCAGCACTGGGAGCACCAGTGGAGGTGCTAAG GGTCTGGCCAACGAGTCCTCTAACCACAGCTACGGCAGTCTGGGCTCCTCTAGCGACAAGGAATcagag AACTCTGATTTGAAAAGAGGGAGCTCCCCTGCCTACTCA ACGCCGGAGAAAAAACACTCTGAATCATCcagggggaggaaaagaaaagcagacacCTATTCAGAAAGCAGTCAAG GGAAGACGTCCACGCGAGGGCCCAAGATCAGTGACTACTTTGAT TTCCAGAGTGGGAATGGTTCCAGTCCAGTCAGGGGTCTCCCCTCAGCCCGCCGCTCTCCACAGAACTCTCACTCTGCCCCAGGCTCAATc ATCCGACAGAATAGCTCCTCTCCTACGAGTCTGTGTTTTGGTGACCACAATCCTAAAGCTTCCTCCAGCAAGTGTGTCCAG ACGGATCTAACGGGGCTGAAACTTGCTGCTCTGGAGAGCAACAAGAGTCTggacctggaaaaaaaagaggggcgTATAGATGACCTGCTGAGA GCCAACTGTGACCTGCGGAGGCAGATAGATGAACAGCAGAAACTCCTGGAGAAATACAAGGAGAGGCTCAATAAGTGCATCACCATGAGCAAGAAACTGCTAATAGAGAAG AGCACCCAGGAGAAGCAGTCGTGTCGCGAGAAGAGCATGCAGGACCGCCTCCGTCTCGGTCACTTCACCACCGTCCGACACGGAGCGTCTTTCACGGAGCAGTGGACGGACGGCTACGCATTCCAGAACCTGATCAA GCAACAGGAGGGCATcaaccagcagagggaggacaTAGAGCGACAGAGGAAGCTGCTGGCCAAGAGGAAGCCTCCCAACCctgcatctccctccctctcggttGCCTCCACTTCTGAAGCCAAGCAGCGGAAGGCTAAGGTGGTCAACGGCAACGACTCGGACCCGTTTCTCAAGCCCTCGCTGCCTCAACT ACTGACGCTCGCGGAGTACCACGAGCAGGAAGAAATCTTTAAGCTTCGCCTCGGACATCTGAAGAAG GAGGAAGCAGAGATCCAGGCAGAGCTGGAGCGGTTGGAGCGGGTGAGGAACCTCCACATCCGGGAGCTGAAGAGGATAAACAACGAGGACAGCTCTGC TTTTAAAGACCATCCCACCTTGAATGAGAGGTACCTCCTGCTGCACTTGCTGGGCAGGGGTGGCTTCAGTGAAGTCTATAAG GCTTTTGACCTGTTTGAGCAGCGCTACGCAGCTGTCAAAATCCACCAGCTCAACAAGAactggagagaagagaaaaaagagaactACCACAA GCATGCATGCAGGGAGTACCGGATACACAAACAGCTGGACCATCCCAGAATAGTCAAACTCTATGACTATTTCTCCCTGGACACTGACAC GTTCTGTACAGTTCTGGAGTTCTGTGAAGGCAACGACCTGGACTTCTACCTGAAGCAAAACAAGCTGATGTCAGAGAAGGAGGCGCGCTCCATCGTCATGCAGATCGTCAGCGCCCTGCGCTACCTCAACGAAATCAAACCCCCCATCATCCACTACGACCTCAAGCCCG GTAACATCTTACTGGTGGACGGCACTGCGTGTGGAGAAATTAAAATCACAGACTTTGGCCTGTCTAAGATTATGGATGATGATAACTACGGTGTGGACGGGATGGACCTCACCTCACAGGGGGCGGGCACCTACTG gtacCTTCCTCCCGAGTGTTTCGTGGTGGGGAAGGAGCCGCCTAAAATCTCCAACAAGGTGGACGTGTGGTCTGTGGGAGTGATCTTCTTCCAGTGCCTCTACGGCCGCAAG CCGTTTGGTCACAACCAGTCACAGCAGGATATTCTCCAGGAAAACACCATCCTCAAAGCCACGGAGGTCCAGTTCCCTGCCAAACCACAGGCTAGCACAGAGGCCAAG GCATTTATCCGACGTTGTCTGGCTTACCGCAAGGAGGACCGGTTTGATGTTCACCAACTGTGCTCGGACTCCTACCTCCTCCCTCACATGAGGCGTTCAAACTCCTCCGGCGCCCTGCAGTCCTCCGCCTCATCTCTTTCTACCTACTGA
- the LOC120815772 gene encoding serine/threonine-protein kinase tousled-like 1-B isoform X12: MEELHSLDPRRQELLEARFTGAVSGNTGGSTGSTSGGAKGLANESSNHSYGSLGSSSDKESENSDLKRGSSPAYSTPEKKHSESSRGRKRKADTYSESSQGKTSTRGPKISDYFDFQSGNGSSPVRGLPSARRSPQNSHSAPGSIIRQNSSSPTSLCFGDHNPKASSSKCVQTDLTGLKLAALESNKSLDLEKKEGRIDDLLRANCDLRRQIDEQQKLLEKYKERLNKCITMSKKLLIEKSTQEKQSCREKSMQDRLRLGHFTTVRHGASFTEQWTDGYAFQNLIKQQEGINQQREDIERQRKLLAKRKPPNPASPSLSVASTSEAKQRKAKVVNGNDSDPFLKPSLPQLLTLAEYHEQEEIFKLRLGHLKKEEAEIQAELERLERVRNLHIRELKRINNEDSSAFKDHPTLNERYLLLHLLGRGGFSEVYKAFDLFEQRYAAVKIHQLNKNWREEKKENYHKHACREYRIHKQLDHPRIVKLYDYFSLDTDTFCTVLEFCEGNDLDFYLKQNKLMSEKEARSIVMQIVSALRYLNEIKPPIIHYDLKPGNILLVDGTACGEIKITDFGLSKIMDDDNYGVDGMDLTSQGAGTYWYLPPECFVVGKEPPKISNKVDVWSVGVIFFQCLYGRKPFGHNQSQQDILQENTILKATEVQFPAKPQASTEAKAFIRRCLAYRKEDRFDVHQLCSDSYLLPHMRRSNSSGALQSSASSLSTY; this comes from the exons ATGGAGGAGCTGCACAGCCTGGATCCCCGGAGACAGGAGTTGCTGGAGGCCAGGTTCACAGGAGCTGTCAGTGGTAACACAGGAGGCAGCACTGGGAGCACCAGTGGAGGTGCTAAG GGTCTGGCCAACGAGTCCTCTAACCACAGCTACGGCAGTCTGGGCTCCTCTAGCGACAAGGAATcagag AACTCTGATTTGAAAAGAGGGAGCTCCCCTGCCTACTCA ACGCCGGAGAAAAAACACTCTGAATCATCcagggggaggaaaagaaaagcagacacCTATTCAGAAAGCAGTCAAG GGAAGACGTCCACGCGAGGGCCCAAGATCAGTGACTACTTTGAT TTCCAGAGTGGGAATGGTTCCAGTCCAGTCAGGGGTCTCCCCTCAGCCCGCCGCTCTCCACAGAACTCTCACTCTGCCCCAGGCTCAATc ATCCGACAGAATAGCTCCTCTCCTACGAGTCTGTGTTTTGGTGACCACAATCCTAAAGCTTCCTCCAGCAAGTGTGTCCAG ACGGATCTAACGGGGCTGAAACTTGCTGCTCTGGAGAGCAACAAGAGTCTggacctggaaaaaaaagaggggcgTATAGATGACCTGCTGAGA GCCAACTGTGACCTGCGGAGGCAGATAGATGAACAGCAGAAACTCCTGGAGAAATACAAGGAGAGGCTCAATAAGTGCATCACCATGAGCAAGAAACTGCTAATAGAGAAG AGCACCCAGGAGAAGCAGTCGTGTCGCGAGAAGAGCATGCAGGACCGCCTCCGTCTCGGTCACTTCACCACCGTCCGACACGGAGCGTCTTTCACGGAGCAGTGGACGGACGGCTACGCATTCCAGAACCTGATCAA GCAACAGGAGGGCATcaaccagcagagggaggacaTAGAGCGACAGAGGAAGCTGCTGGCCAAGAGGAAGCCTCCCAACCctgcatctccctccctctcggttGCCTCCACTTCTGAAGCCAAGCAGCGGAAGGCTAAGGTGGTCAACGGCAACGACTCGGACCCGTTTCTCAAGCCCTCGCTGCCTCAACT ACTGACGCTCGCGGAGTACCACGAGCAGGAAGAAATCTTTAAGCTTCGCCTCGGACATCTGAAGAAG GAGGAAGCAGAGATCCAGGCAGAGCTGGAGCGGTTGGAGCGGGTGAGGAACCTCCACATCCGGGAGCTGAAGAGGATAAACAACGAGGACAGCTCTGC TTTTAAAGACCATCCCACCTTGAATGAGAGGTACCTCCTGCTGCACTTGCTGGGCAGGGGTGGCTTCAGTGAAGTCTATAAG GCTTTTGACCTGTTTGAGCAGCGCTACGCAGCTGTCAAAATCCACCAGCTCAACAAGAactggagagaagagaaaaaagagaactACCACAA GCATGCATGCAGGGAGTACCGGATACACAAACAGCTGGACCATCCCAGAATAGTCAAACTCTATGACTATTTCTCCCTGGACACTGACAC GTTCTGTACAGTTCTGGAGTTCTGTGAAGGCAACGACCTGGACTTCTACCTGAAGCAAAACAAGCTGATGTCAGAGAAGGAGGCGCGCTCCATCGTCATGCAGATCGTCAGCGCCCTGCGCTACCTCAACGAAATCAAACCCCCCATCATCCACTACGACCTCAAGCCCG GTAACATCTTACTGGTGGACGGCACTGCGTGTGGAGAAATTAAAATCACAGACTTTGGCCTGTCTAAGATTATGGATGATGATAACTACGGTGTGGACGGGATGGACCTCACCTCACAGGGGGCGGGCACCTACTG gtacCTTCCTCCCGAGTGTTTCGTGGTGGGGAAGGAGCCGCCTAAAATCTCCAACAAGGTGGACGTGTGGTCTGTGGGAGTGATCTTCTTCCAGTGCCTCTACGGCCGCAAG CCGTTTGGTCACAACCAGTCACAGCAGGATATTCTCCAGGAAAACACCATCCTCAAAGCCACGGAGGTCCAGTTCCCTGCCAAACCACAGGCTAGCACAGAGGCCAAG GCATTTATCCGACGTTGTCTGGCTTACCGCAAGGAGGACCGGTTTGATGTTCACCAACTGTGCTCGGACTCCTACCTCCTCCCTCACATGAGGCGTTCAAACTCCTCCGGCGCCCTGCAGTCCTCCGCCTCATCTCTTTCTACCTACTGA